In Rhizobium sp. BG4, the genomic stretch ACATGTTCCAGAGGTTCTTCTCCGTCACACGCGTACCGACGCGGGCCTTGGCGACGACCATGCCCTTGGCGGCCAGCGTCTTCATCGTTTCGCGAAGAACAGTGCGCGATACCTTGAAACGCTGGGCGAGCTCCGCGTCGCCAGGCAGAATGGAGCCGACCGGATATGTTCCGGCGACCATGGCCCTGCCAAGCTCGTCCACGACCTGCGCGTGGCTCGTCCGCGTTTTCCGTCCCGCCTTGCGGGTATCAAGCATTCTGCTGCGCAAGCAACACGTCCTCCGTCAGGCATACCTCTTGTTCAGGCTGGAAAGGAACAGAATGGCCTTCTGCATCAAGATGAATGCGAAGAGCAGAAGCCCGATCAAGATCTTCGTCCACCAGCTCGACAGGGTTCCGTCGAAGGTGATGTATGTCTGAATGAGCCCCTGTATCAGGAGACCGATAAAGGTTCCCGCTACGAATCCTGCACCCCCAGTCAGCAGCGTCCCTCCGATGACGACCGCTGCGATGGCGTCGAGCTCGACGCCCACCGCTGCAAGGGAATAACCGGCCGACGTATAGAGAGAAAAAACGATTCCGGATAGGCCCGCCAAAAAGCCCGAAAGCGCGTAGATCTGGATAGTGGTCTTGGCCACCGGAACGCCCATCAACTCTGCCGTTTGAACCCCGCCGCCGAGCGCGTAGACGTTGGTACCGAAGCGAGTGCGGTGGGCGAGGAAGATGCCCGCCGCAAAGACGATCAGCATGATGGCACCGATCAGCGTCAGGCGCCCGCCGCCCGGCAGACGGTAATAGATGCCCGTCAGCGTCGTGTAGTATTCGTGCTCGATCGGGATGCTGTCGATCGACAGCACGTAGGACATGCCGCGGGCCAGGAACATGCCGGCGAGCGTGACGATGAAGGGCGGCATTTTCAGGTAATGGATGACCGCGCCCATCAGGCCGCCAAAGGCGGTGGTGATGACGAGCACCATGGCGAAGGCAACGAGCGGATGAACGGTCGTGTCACGCAGGACGACGGCGAGGAAGACGCCGGTGAAGGCGATCACCGAACCGATGGACAGATCGATGCCGCCCGAGATGATGACGAAAGTCATGCCGACGGCGGCAATGCCGAGGAAAGCGTTGTCGGTCAGAAGATTACCGGCGACGCGGGTCGACAGCATGTTCGGATATTGCAGCGCGCAGGCCGCATAGGACAGGATGAAGATGACGATCGTGGCGAGCAGAGGCAGGTAACGGGAATTCATTTCGGCTGCTCCACGCGCACGCCCGCGCTCTCCACCGGCTTGCGGCTGAAGAAGGCGGCTGCCGATTGCAGCGCCGGCGACTGGATGATGAGAATGACGAGGATGATGATCGCCTTGATGATCAGGTTGAACTCCGGCGGAAAGCCGGAAAGCAGGATACCTGTATTGACCGCCTGAATGATCATCGCGCCGATCAGCGACCCCAGGATGCTGAAGCGGCCGCCGAGCAGCGAGTTGCCGCCGACGACCACCGCCAGGATGGCGTCGAGCTCCAGCCACAGACCGGCATTGTTGGCATCGGCGCCCTTGATGTCGGCGGCGACGATGATGCCGGCGATCGCCGCGCAGAGCGCGCTCAGCATATAGACGGCCATCAGCAGCACCGGGGTACGAACCCCCGAGAGCGTGCTGGCGCGTCTGTTGATGCCGACGGCCTCGACCAGCATGCCGAGCGCTGTTCGGCGCACCAGCAGTATGACGATCGCGCCGACGAGCAGCCAGATGACCACCGGCATCGGCAGATAGGCGAAGGAGCCGCTGCCGAAGAAGATCAGGCCTGGATCGTTGAAGGTCATGATCACGCCTTCGGTGATCAGCTGCGCGATGCCGCGGCCCGCGACCATCAGCACCAGCGTGGCGATGATCGGCTGGATGTTGAGGATGGCGACGAGGAAGCCGTTCCAGACACCACAGAGCAAACCGACCGCCAGCGTGACGACGAGCGTATAGGCCAGCGAATTGCCCGAAACGATCGACGAGGCCGCGACCGCGCCGCAGATAGCGATGACGGCGCCGACCGAGAGGTCGATGCCCTTGGTGGCGATGACGAGCGTCATGCCGATCGCCAGCAGCGCCACGGGCGCGCCGCGGTTCAGCACGTCGATGAGGCTGCCGTAGAGCCGGTCATTTTGAACAACGACGTTAAAGAATTGCGGGAACATGATGAAATTCAATGAAAGAATGACAACAAGCGCAATCAATTGCGGCGCCAGGCGGATGGCGAGCGCCTTAAGTGAGGAACTCATGCATCCTCCGTCTTCTTCTCGGCCGCGGCGATGGCATCGACAATGCCCGACGCGGTAATGCTGTTGCCTGAAAGCTCGGCGATATGTTCGCGGTCACGAAGTACGATGACACGTGAACTATAGGCGACAAGCTCTTCTAATTCCGACGAAATCACCACCAGCGACATGCCCTTGGCACAGAGCTCCTCGATCAGCCGGATGATCTCGGCATGGGCTCCGACATCGATGCCGCGGGTCGGTTCGTCGAGGATCAGGAAGTCTGGATTGGTGGCGAGCCAGCGGGCCAGGATGGCCTTCTGCTGGTTGCCGCCCGACAAGAGCCGGATCGGTTTCTCGCGGTCGGTGGTGCGGATATCCAGCGCCTTGATGTACTGGTCGGCCAGGGCGTTCTGTTCGCTGCGGGAGAGCGGCCTTGCCCAGCCGCGGCGGGCCTGCAGCGCCAGGGC encodes the following:
- the yjfF gene encoding galactofuranose ABC transporter, permease protein YjfF, which produces MNSRYLPLLATIVIFILSYAACALQYPNMLSTRVAGNLLTDNAFLGIAAVGMTFVIISGGIDLSIGSVIAFTGVFLAVVLRDTTVHPLVAFAMVLVITTAFGGLMGAVIHYLKMPPFIVTLAGMFLARGMSYVLSIDSIPIEHEYYTTLTGIYYRLPGGGRLTLIGAIMLIVFAAGIFLAHRTRFGTNVYALGGGVQTAELMGVPVAKTTIQIYALSGFLAGLSGIVFSLYTSAGYSLAAVGVELDAIAAVVIGGTLLTGGAGFVAGTFIGLLIQGLIQTYITFDGTLSSWWTKILIGLLLFAFILMQKAILFLSSLNKRYA
- a CDS encoding ABC transporter permease translates to MSSSLKALAIRLAPQLIALVVILSLNFIMFPQFFNVVVQNDRLYGSLIDVLNRGAPVALLAIGMTLVIATKGIDLSVGAVIAICGAVAASSIVSGNSLAYTLVVTLAVGLLCGVWNGFLVAILNIQPIIATLVLMVAGRGIAQLITEGVIMTFNDPGLIFFGSGSFAYLPMPVVIWLLVGAIVILLVRRTALGMLVEAVGINRRASTLSGVRTPVLLMAVYMLSALCAAIAGIIVAADIKGADANNAGLWLELDAILAVVVGGNSLLGGRFSILGSLIGAMIIQAVNTGILLSGFPPEFNLIIKAIIILVILIIQSPALQSAAAFFSRKPVESAGVRVEQPK